One Xyrauchen texanus isolate HMW12.3.18 chromosome 26, RBS_HiC_50CHRs, whole genome shotgun sequence genomic window, ATAAATTAAGGTTTTAACCACAAAAGTCAACAAGATTTTGTCATATCAGTTACTTACATCATGTGTACAAAAGCATTAATTTGTCAATGTAACATAAAAGCTGTTTGTGCTAATCTTGGGTGATAAATATAACCTGAcagataacattttaattgtaaaaagtcaCGTTGTCAGAAAATAATATTTCTACACATtgttgttaaataatatttatatgcaTGGAAGACTATAGCAATATACTATGTAGACTATATAATATCAATTTTAACTAAAGGAAAAAGTCTTCGAGGAAAAACACCAAAGATGATCTAGTCGATTAAATAACTCTTGCTCATAAAATAATGGACAAAAGAAAAGTAAATCAGTAGCTCTTAACCAAATATTTATATTGACTAATATTACAATAAGTCAATATTGTATTCAGCAAGGGCTAGTACACTTTCAGTTTACAATCTCACGCTTCTCATGGTGCTGTTCTAGATCTGTGAATATGTCATTGGGGTTCTTACAGCTCAGGTTGCAGAAACAGGCGTTAATCCACATGATTTGCCAGGTGAAGCCAGATCCATTAGGACACTGAAACTCAACCTCAACAGTCTTAGATTTATAGGGGATGCAGCAGCGCTCGTCTGTACACACTCCACAGTACTTAGGTAGATAAGTGTTTGTACTGTTGCAGCCTGAGATTGTGAAGTTAAATGGCCTCTCCAACCTGTAGATGTTCAAACACTTCTTTCCAGGCTTTTGGAGAAGTAGGTGAAATAAGGGGATGGAGTTGACATATAATGGttgtttaaaatttaaaatgacataaaaactATAATTAAACCCTATCTAATCTTACTGAACTCAATGCAGGATCTTCAGGGTGACAGCTGGATTTAATATAGCctgattttttataaatatttcataGATATCTAAAGATTTTGACAAAAAGTAGGGCCTTACAAAAGaggtatattttttaaaatatctgGTTCAAAGTCAGCTTTAGGTACTACTTTGCTAACCAACAAGTGTACTCAGATCAGCAAGTAAAGGAACACGTGCTTGAAGCACACAAAATGACATCCCTACCTTGATGTGTTTTAAGATGTCCAGGTCACAAGGCCGGATGTTGCAGAGTCTGCTCTCTTTGACAATCTGACAGTGCTTGTTGTTGTTAGAAATGCGTGAAGACACTCCGCGGCCGCAAGTCTTTGAACAGGGACTCCAGGAGGATGTCTGGGTCAAACAATTCTTGTGCCAGTTGTCCTTTACACTAGAGACGCCTAACAGAGTGCAGAGGTGACAGTATATGCAGTCACTGCTTTCTTATGTCACATAGTCGCAACATCTCTATACTTCAGTTTGCATTTCCTACACCCTTTCTCTATGAGACTGAGACATTATTTTCCTGTcacattaacattacatttagtcatttagcagatgcttttatccaaagcgacttaaaaatgaggaacatagcaagcaatctgtcatacaaagttcaacaatATCTAGAGTGTTGTGCTGCCAAGCTCCCTCAAACTGCGTTATCTCACCTACAGCTGGTTTGTAACATGGCAAAAGCCTAGCTGAAAACAcagcagctaggcttttaacagggtccagtaagagggatcacatttcccctgttttatcatctctacactggcttcccaTGAAATTCAGGGTCGATTTTAAAATTCTACTTtatgtctacaaggcactatctggtctcacgctccaatatatcagtgaccttctccTCCCTAACTCCCCCACTAGAGCGttcaggtcttctgatcaacATCTTTTGAGGGTTCCTTGGTGTCGCTACAGATCTAAGGGCGATCGTGCTTTTTCTGTGGTAGGTCCTAatgtgaggtcagcttcttcGCTAGCCATTTATAAATCTTCTTTGAAAACTTATTTGTATCTGTAGCTTTTGAATAGGTCCTGGAATAAGCTGAAATGGGTAAATACATGATGTtatacttaaaggtgcagtatgtaacaattttaatgtaatattctCCTTTTATTTTGCCAATATGTGAACTGCTTGTTACTTCCtatgttgcctattaaagcctgtactGATTTTTATGAGAAGGAAGCAGGTcggttttgctgggaaaatccagaGGATGTGATTTTTATGTGTGCTCCCAAGAGCCTTGCCTtggtgcttctcttccgctattcaacagtgacaacaaacagTCTGGCTAATCGGGAACATGATCatggtcgagcaaaaactagagtgaacatcggcagggcatttgattcctggagtgAACTTTGTTTGGTGGGATCAAATTgtcattcttcttattggacagttaagcttacataactgcaaagcatgtgaattaTAGTGCTATAagaattgatctgtgtaattttagctaagttgatcttgcctgctaacaatgatgaattgcaagctaccttgcttcgtaacattcaaataatttcaaagatcttctctttatattaaaagtcaggtatacaagataaatttaagcaaataggctggtttcttgatcgtagtataACATATGACataaaaaacatacaatagtgcaacataacagtgcaataCATGAGTAAACGGTCTGGAATatttcggtagtatgtagctgtatgtgtatcATTATGCAATGTTAGCTGAtatgtagttttagtttagtctcaaagtttgtagtaaaacaatcaaaactgtgtaatttgaattatactacctcatctgtcagcatgatgccagtgaatcacattCAGACTCTTTGTACATTATGTAATTGATTTGGATGCTcgctcgtgtccctatggagtgtgtgcgcgagcgtgagcaacaggtagctgactgcagttcacttaacggccacaagtgtcattaataacaagggtttctgaatcttacatactgcacctttaaaggtatttatacattttatattatattatatatatatatatatatatatatatatatatatatatatatatatatatatatatatatatatatatatatatatacatacattttatattattatatatatatatatatatatatatatatatatatatatatatatatatatatatatatatatatatatatacacacacacacacagagctctggAAAACAAACAGATAATATTGCAGTGGTCtcataattttttccagagctgtatatacatgttgtgcatgaaaatcccaggagatcagcagttaccgaaaactcaaaccagcccatctggcaccagcaatcatggaacggtccaaataactgagatcacattttttccacattctgatggttgatgtgaacattaactgaagctcctgactcatatctgcatgattttatgcactgctgccacacgactggctgattacataatcgcatggatgattgttggtgccaaacggtTTGAGCATTTGTGTatcagctgatctcctgggatcatatatatatatatatatacacacacactcacctaaaggattattaggaacacctgttcaatttctcattaatgcaattatctaatcaaccaatcacatggcagttgcttcaatgcatttaggggtgtggtcctggtcaagacaatctcctgaactccaaactgaatgtcagaatgggaaagaaaggtgatttaagcaattttgagcgtggcatggttgttggtgccagacaggtcggtctgagtatttcacaatctgctcagttactgggattttcaagcacaaccatttctagggtttacaaagaatggcgtgaaaagggaaaaacatccagtatgtggcagtcctgtgggcgaaaatgccttgttgatgctagaggtcagaggagaatgggccgactgattcaagctgatagaagagcaactttgcctgaaataaccactcgttacaaccgaggtatgcagcaaagcatttgtgaagccacaacactcgcaaccttgaggcggatgggctacaacagcagaagaccccaccgggtaccactcatctccactacaaataggaaaaagaggctacaatttgcaagagctcacaaaattggacagttgaagactggaaaaatgttgcctggtctgatgagtctcgatatctgttgagacattcagatggtagagtcagaatttggcataaacagaatgagaacatggatccatcatgccttgttaccactgtgcaggctggtggtggtggtgtaatggtgtgggggaagttttcttggcacactttaggccccttagtgccaattgggcatcgtttaaatggcacggcctacctgagcattgtttctgaccatgtccatccctttatggccaccatgtacccatcctctgatggctacttccagcaggataatgcaccatgtcacaaagctcgaataatttcaaattggtttcttgaacatgacaatgagttcactgtactaaaatggcccccacagtcaccagatctcaacccaatacagcatctttgggatgtggtggaacgggagcttcgtgccctggatgtgcatcccacaaatctccatcaactgcaagatgctatcctatcaatatgggccaacatttctaaagaatgctttcagcaccttgttgaatcaatgccgcgtagaattaaggcagttctgaaggcgaaagggggtcaaacacagtattagtatggtgttcctaataatcctttaggtgagtgtatattgtgtaCAGGaagtgcaagttaagttcaatagtaAGTGCAATAAGTGTGGATTGTGAAGTGCTTgcagaacagatgtgttttcagatggttcttgaatgttgagatggtattAGCAGAACGTGTGAAGGTTGGAAGATCATTCCACCAcagtggaacagagaaagtgaaagatTGTGAAATAGAGTTTGAAAAGCTTTGGAATGGGACCATCAGGTGCAGCTTGTTCATAGATTGCATAGAGCGAATTGGAGCATAGACCTGGTGAAGTtaattgaagtaagagggtgcggttccattggctgtcctgaaagtcagagtcaaagccttgaatttgatgcggaatactacaggtagccagtgaagcgaaatcaagagtggggtgacatgagccctttttggctgattgaagaccagatgtgctgcttcATTCTGAACCATCTGGAGTGGCTTAATTTAGTAAGCTAGGAGGCCACCCAACAAAGCATAACAGTAGTCCTTGAAATGGCCAgtgcttggaccaggagctgtgtagcatattcagacagaaaaAGTTTGatattcctgatgttgtagagcaCTAATCTGCAAGACCAGgcggttgatgagatgtgggcaGTAAAATTAAGCTGttcatctaccaccactcccagttTCCAAGCTGTTCTGTttggtgttagtgtagttgaaccaagatacACTGTATAGTGAGGTTGTGGATAGCAGTGGCAGGAAAAGTCATGTGCCTCAATGATTGGTCTGAGTGATTTTGTGCATATTGAGAAGggtaggggtccaagcactgatccttgaggaacaTCAGTGGTCAGCTAGTGTGACTTtgacacctctcctctccaggagaTATTGAAATATCTGCCAATAAGTTATGATTCAAACCATCCAagcgcagttcctgtgatgcccaggtcagacAGGGTGGACAGGAGAATCTTGTGGTTTACTGTGTCGAAAGCAGCAGACAAGTCAAGGATGATGAGGATGGATGATTTGGCGTTAGCTCTTGCCAGTCACTGGGTTTCACCTACTGACAGGAGGGCAGTCACTGTTGAGTGCctttttttgaagccagactAATGTTTGACAAGCAGGTTCTTCTGGGAGAGACAAGCAGACAACTGGTTGAATACGACCCTCTCAATAGTCTTAGACAGGAAGGTAGAAGAGAGACTGGTTTAGTTGTTGAATACATGTGAAGTTATGTGTTAAGTTTTTTGAGCAGTagggttactcaagcctgctttaATGTATTGGGAAAGTTTCCTGTTATGAAAGATGTTttgataatgtgtgtgagtgtgggtaagATTGATGGAGAGGCAGCTTGCATAAGATGTGAGGGGATAGGGTCAAGTGGACAGGTGGTAGGACGGTTAGAAGACCTCAgtcacagagagaggagagaaagaggagaacAGATGTTGGGATGTTGGAAGAGAGTGACTGTTGGTGTTAGGTGTAGAGAACTGGCTGCTGATGCTCACTATTTGTCAGtaaaaaaaatgtggcaaagtCATCAGCAGTCAGAGATGTAGTAGGATGTGGTGGGGGAGGATAGAGAAGAGATAAGAAAGTTGACATTTTTTATGTGAAACTGAAGTGTTACTGATCTTATTCTGATAATAATCAATTTTAGCACTAGAAACAATGGTGGAAAAAGAGGAGATACTATATCATGTCTTTTACCTTTACATCTGTGATGACCAGTGCTGAGTGtgaatggattacatgtaatctgtatttcattataaaattacaaaatccTAGTACTTGAATCAGATTAAATAAATTTCAAGACAATTAActattttagagctgagcataacAAAGATATAAATTTACTATGGATTTTATAGAACGATTATATTCATTTCCAAGgattttccaggcctgaaaataaAACCCTGgtcaaaatatttcaacaaattCCTCTCTTTGTGTTGAAGGAACAGTTTGCTTATGATATTCTGTGGCAAACAAGGTTTAATTAGTTTGCTTCTGCAAAAATAACACAAGTGTTACATAAACAGGACCCTCTCTGAACCAAAGGTAAAATCAATTTATTTGCTTCAAAGCAATGATCTGCACTGTCTGAAACTATTTAGCATTGTTCAGACAATagtttttgtgcatattttatcaaataaTCTGAAGAAATTTTGTGGATTAACTCTTATCTCGTCTGCAGGAAATGTTGCAGAACATACCAGCCATTGCGTGTCGTGGTGCTGTCTTGCGCCCCCTCCTGGACTCATCACAGATCCACTGCTCACAGCAGCGGCCAGGGATTTTAACCTGCTGTGGGTTCTGGCACCACACCCTGGGGGGCTGAATCTCATTACACAGTGAGACACAGCCAATTGCCCCATTTACACACAGACACTGGTATTTGCAATTGGGCTGGAAGCTCTGGCCATTGCGATAGATCACACCATTGTGCTCACAGCCAGTGCCAGGCAGGTCTGGAAAGTGATAGAGCAAAACTTTTTCATGGTCATAATTTTTACTGAAACTATATTGAACACTATCTAGGACATTATATAGTATATATGGGTTTTAATACATAGTAAATGTCAAAGACAGGTATTATTGGGGGTATATATCcagaaaaaaacaatttaaaaagaaaGGTATGTGATGTTTATGTGAGAGTTATGAAAAAGATTATTGTATTTCCATTTATAATTCCATGGTATGCTTTATCTGGCTTCTGTCACCTTAATCCAACATCTAAATCTTCACCGTAATCTAATCGAAGAGCGGAACACAGTGTTAATAAGAAGGCTGTATTACAGGGCATGTGTTAGTACAAGGACACTTACATGCACATACTCCTTTTTCGTACCTAGGCTTGTCTGCGCTGTAATCACAGTAAAGGCCACGATGATGATCACAGTTTTCTTTCTCGTTGCAAACCTCCCCCACCTGTTTGGCACAAGCTCGGCAGCAATCGCAGCCGTCCATGATCAGGCTCACACCTGGCGGACAGGTGGGGGGAGTTTTAGGGCATTTGCAGGGCCACTGGCAGTACTGGGTATAGTTATAGGACTCCAGAGAGAAGGGCTCTGTTATGGACTGCAGCTTAGAGGAATCCTGTGCCAGAGCCAGCTGGATCTGTGAGACACAAATCCCACAGATTTCAGTTTCTGACAGATTTAGGAATCTGTTTCTTTTTCCAAGTGTCGTCCTGGCTGTAGACAAACATGGAAatgtttacaaggacattttgtttttgcagttggAATGAACAAATTATGTTCACTCGGAATGCCTTACAGTTGACACAGCTCAAGATATCAACTTGATGTTTTTTATCTAAGGAGTTTGAAGTTTAAACTGGAATTTAAGTCAATCCTATTGGTGACAGGTCATTAGTTCTTAAATCGTATTTCAGcccatttataaataatttcaatTAACTAAAACAGAGATAAATGTTGGGTACAAATGAAGTTGTTAAATCGTTTGACTTAATTTACATAAGTACTTTCTTTATaacaaatcagtcacttatattGTGGTCTTTGGCTAAATAATGCTAACTAAATAACGGTGTTGTGAAGGATAGATAaggcaaaaacaacaaaaatgaatacattttttctccccaatttggaatgcccaaatcccaatttgctctaaatcctcatggtggcatagtgatatgactcaatccgagtggcggaggacgaatctcagttgcctccgcatctgaggccgtcaatacatgcattttatcatgtgacttgttgagcatgttaccgcggagacatatagcgtggaggcttcacgctattctcggtggcatccatgcacaactcaccactgagagcaaaaaccacacataatagcgaccacgaggaggttaccccatgtgactctaccctccctagcaaccgggccaatttggttgcttaggagacttggctgaagtcactcagcacaccctagattcgaactcgtgactccaggggtggtagaattattatgattttttaatgATTAACATGATATAATTGATTGATATGGCAACTAGGGCTAGgtatcgagtttgatacattttaggcaccaacggaattgcctctaaactatcaaaaaatgtcttgtcgaaAACTTTTTTGATAcctaaactgaaaaaataaaaccaaagttttttttaggtaatgtttgtaatcttgttaaaacagatTTAATAAAATTGGTATAGAAAAAATTATAGTTTAGGAACCGATCCTTTCACCACTCACAACGTGGGTGAGATTAGCAGCAGACCAGAGATCTTCTACACTGAGTTAACAACCTCCAAATTTTTACCATAGAAGAGAGCGTAATGGTAAACTAGCCTGTTACCATAGTAAGTCAACATTTGCAGATACTACGCAAATtaatggggagagccgtaaactgtcACCTGCCTGTCGAAAAATGGTCCATGACTTCATTTATAAACCAGTAATTTTATTATAGTAAACACAACACATAGTTCaatccaaaaggattgtttagtgtaaaacatgttgaagattggcGGACATTAATTCAGTTTTGAACTGTTTTCTCACAAAAGTAAAGcggaagcatctcctccatagacatccattaaaaaagaaCGGactcttgtctcctcgccagtgaACTGCCCattgaatgtctatgggaccgctgTGAAGCTCCAAAGAAACAGGTAAGTTAATCATACAACTCTTAGTtttaggagaaaaaaaagaaatgtcactataaatcttgacatcagcgtTCTtctgatttcaagctcaattagacatcctatagcgccatctagcgctctgcacatgcattAAGCACTAGGAAGTAAAATTGAGCTTCAAATtatgtctagagactgcaattgcatgacttttttttggtctgttctcatccaaaatcgaTAAGATCGCTTAAGACATACATTTATCCACTTTAGTCAGTTTATgctgcattttaatgttttttggagcttcaaagatttggtcaccattcacttgcattatatggaccttcaaaattgagatattcttctaaaaatcttcatttgtgttcggcagaagaaagaaagtcaaacatttgggatggcatgagggtgagtaaattatgaaataattttcatttttgggtgaactactcttataaaacaaaaacagcagcctCTTTTAAATGACTCCATGCAAAAAGGCATCCTCTAAAAACATCTGcccattttttacttttatgtttaaaGCTTTGCCTGACAAATGCGTACATTTGATTTGATAACACATTGTCGTTTCGTCACAGCATTCCTAAAATGCGCGAAATTGTTATGATGTCATTGGTTCACATTTTTGTACCACTGACGTGATTACACGATCACGTAGGCCTACTgcctaaatataataaatacaaaattattataattgttaagGGTAATGTGGAAAAGAGAGGCACAGCCATTCATTCACTGTTATTTAACCAAATTAATAAGGTGTCTCATATTTTTTAATACAGTTTAATAGGTAGGCTATGTAGTGGGGaaaaattattgtaatgcaaTGTGCATAATCCAAGCAAAGTTAATACCAAAGTGAAAGCAAATGTTAATGAGAAAGGACACCGAATTCCAAGAAATGAAATGCATGCACATCCTCGTCCTTTGCATAACATTAGTCCAATGATGAAAGCATCCATCTTAAGTTTATTAAAAACGTATTCAATCGATAGTGTTAAACCACAAGTGGCTAATAATGTGGCGTATGCTTACTGCATGTATTTCATTTGttaatttcacacacacaaacaaataattatttaggTTTCAGACGAGGTGAGTTGGAACTCACTGAGTAAATGTTTTCTTACCTGAGGTACACAGACAACTAGTATAACCCACGTCAGGAGCCAATTCATCACTGGTCCCAAATGATAAATGCATTGAATCAAGAATTAGTACATCAAAAAGCGCCCAGGAACAAGCAGGCTCCATTCATTCTGTACAATGACAGTCTCTGTCGCACTCACCGCCGCGCTGCTGCTGCGATCAAATTTTAATACACAAGATCGTTATGACGTCAGGACCAACGGAAAAATGCCTCAGACGCGCCCGAAAATAAAGATGATTTGGCCAAGAACATCTGGCTTTTCTCTGATACCAAAAGATGAAATGGATAATGCACGGAAGCACAGTTACTCAGAACCACCTCTGGGGTGTTGTCTGTTTCTGTATTCTCCACTGTCAGAATGCGTTCCTCCTTGCACAAACCTAAGCCTAAAGCCTTCCCTACCGTACCCTACCTAGCCTTACCCTAATCATAACCATAACCCCATACCCTATCGGGGCTAAGGGGAAACAGCTTTCAATTTGATACAACACCTgctttgaaacttttgaaaaaataaaacatacatttacaagTTTCTACATGTTTCATCATTACTAGGACATATTAAAGATTGTATAAGTCATACTGGTcaagttaatttataaaaaaaaaaaaaaaatcagatgccCATCCAGTTAAACGGGCAGCATCAGGGTGGACAAATGAGCTAGAAATCTACAACCCCACCTGGGCCAGACTGACGCGGGAACCCGAAAGGTTTCGGGCCTGTTtgagtcagtttttcaagtaggacttcgggttcgagtcgggtttgtaattaatgagaaaaaaaaagaaaagaaaaaacttttttcGCGCACGCGCTCTCACTCAATGACACGCGCGAATGGACAAGTTAGGGGGCACACAAAACGCGTAAATTCTGTTTCCCCATTATTTTCCTATGTAAAGACATGCTTAGCGCCGTGTCTCATTGTTTCTACAGCGTCTCGCGCAGGACCGGCACTGTCCAGCGCGAGACGCTGTAGAAaccttgtcaagttaaaaaaaaacgtatcggttacctaacgtaacctcggttctctctagatgagggaacgagtattgcgtaagctagcttacgctacgggaaagattcatcttttctgagatattgaagccaaaaaaattatccttaatttttgtatccattgtcaacgcagtgtggcagctgcagaccttgagcgggctagctagcgagctcataggttgctctgcggcaactgctgcagcctatagacgagcttgggctgaactcgcgatccaatgagaggcgtccgcgctcactgcatcaaagcccgccaaaatgggcgtgactagagtgcatataagcgtagttcgtaggctggaaccctggttttcattgactgaagcgaaaagtcgccgtggcgcgaagcacggccggctacgcaatactcgttccctcatctagagagaaccgaggttacgttaggtaaccgatacgttctcttacgagaggttctctcagtattgcgtaagctagcttacgctacgggaacccattgtcaacggcgtgcgcgccaagcatccactgtatgagccccagggaattaagggggacccggggagcccttatgagtggggaaataatatttggccggcaagaatgcgggtcattgattgtgtaatacataagcacatagtgggaagggaacgacagagcggcggtgccggtctgtgtggaatgtgtcccatcagtgcagctcaccaggggagctgtagcgtattaaaccgctagtagttttgcctgcagagcgggcacttccatattgtaaaatctgacaaaggtggaggggaagtccatcccgctgccacacatatgtcgtgaatggaaatcccgctggaccatgcccacgaggatgccatgcctctagtggagtgagccctaatgcccaacgggcatggcaggtcttttgacgcgtatgcagcagcaatagcgtccactatccatctagatagtgtctgtttcgaggcggcgagacctttggtgcgccctcgagcgaaacgaaagctgctcagagcgtctgaaagcagcggagcgcgcgatatacaatctcagtgctctgaccgggcaaaggagattggcgtcgcgttcagctatcggtgctggcagcgccgatagggaaatgacctgtgctctgaaaggagtaccgatcaccttgggaacatagccgtgtctaggctttaaaatgaccttggagtcacttggtccaaactcaagacacgcagcgctgacagacagagcgtgaaggtctcccacacgtttgactgatgacagggcagtcagaaaacggttttgagtgaaaggtatttcaaatccacggattgaagtggttcgaaagggggctttcatagtttcgagaactatagaaagatcccagataggaaccgatgggggcgcggggttcatccttctagctccctgaggaagcggatgaccagctcgttttaccccatgactggccgtgcaggggttcagcgaacgcc contains:
- the ccn4a gene encoding cellular communication network factor 4a, which codes for MNWLLTWVILVVCVPQIQLALAQDSSKLQSITEPFSLESYNYTQYCQWPCKCPKTPPTCPPGVSLIMDGCDCCRACAKQVGEVCNEKENCDHHRGLYCDYSADKPRYEKGVCAYLPGTGCEHNGVIYRNGQSFQPNCKYQCLCVNGAIGCVSLCNEIQPPRVWCQNPQQVKIPGRCCEQWICDESRRGRKTAPRHAMAGVSSVKDNWHKNCLTQTSSWSPCSKTCGRGVSSRISNNNKHCQIVKESRLCNIRPCDLDILKHIKPGKKCLNIYRLERPFNFTISGCNSTNTYLPKYCGVCTDERCCIPYKSKTVEVEFQCPNGSGFTWQIMWINACFCNLSCKNPNDIFTDLEQHHEKREIVN